The Streptomyces sp. CC0208 genome window below encodes:
- a CDS encoding streptophobe family protein, whose protein sequence is MIPHTRSDQAVVARHGWPQAVTTVLVALVAMGVVAALGLWAAGAVDLPDQAFPRVVAASVVTAVGGTVKLSGSAGGLADSRAGLTVIPLSVTLTGALVLGAGFLRPLRHRAVAGSRELAAWAARIAVLWLLALLALAYAARQTFKLSLGDDSLSDLGDLFGVSPEVGFTTDVPQTVLFGLLWLAGVLVLALLVSRRAPLPGRLLPLQESVRPAAHAMVVLLLAYVALGTLVALVVAVTRGHAPETLAVILLGLPNLVWLALTIGLGATWNGRVEGPFGLPMPHLLDEVLRSKDTATLNLHTLAEHDGRVWWLVVVDAVLLLSVAFLMAARSPAHVRAWQHAVRLAVALALTVLMICLMGRISAHYGLSVLGIGDLGGGLSGELFLEPELWPAVGLGALWGLVTGFLGALSARPVRRQGEITPADV, encoded by the coding sequence GTGATCCCGCACACCCGCTCCGACCAGGCAGTCGTCGCTCGCCACGGCTGGCCCCAGGCCGTGACGACGGTCCTGGTCGCGCTGGTCGCCATGGGGGTGGTGGCAGCGCTCGGGCTGTGGGCGGCGGGCGCGGTCGACCTCCCGGACCAGGCTTTCCCCCGGGTCGTGGCGGCGAGTGTCGTCACGGCCGTGGGCGGCACGGTCAAGCTTTCGGGCAGTGCGGGAGGACTCGCCGACAGCAGGGCCGGGCTCACGGTGATCCCCCTCTCCGTCACGCTGACCGGTGCGCTGGTGCTCGGGGCGGGCTTCCTGCGGCCGCTGCGGCACCGGGCCGTCGCCGGCAGCCGGGAACTGGCCGCATGGGCCGCCCGCATCGCCGTCCTGTGGCTGCTCGCGCTCCTCGCCCTGGCCTACGCGGCCCGACAGACGTTCAAGCTCTCCCTCGGCGACGACTCGCTGAGCGACCTGGGTGATCTCTTCGGCGTCTCCCCCGAGGTCGGCTTCACCACGGACGTGCCGCAGACCGTCCTGTTCGGCCTGCTGTGGCTGGCCGGCGTCCTGGTGCTGGCCCTGCTGGTCTCGCGCCGGGCCCCCCTGCCGGGGCGACTGCTGCCGCTCCAGGAGTCGGTGCGACCCGCCGCGCACGCCATGGTCGTGCTCCTCCTCGCGTACGTCGCCCTCGGGACCCTCGTCGCCCTGGTGGTCGCAGTGACCCGCGGTCATGCGCCCGAGACACTCGCGGTGATCCTGCTGGGCCTGCCGAACCTGGTCTGGCTCGCCCTGACCATCGGTCTCGGCGCCACCTGGAACGGCCGGGTGGAGGGCCCTTTCGGACTGCCCATGCCGCACCTCCTCGACGAGGTCCTGCGCTCCAAGGACACCGCCACGCTCAATCTTCACACCCTCGCCGAGCACGACGGCCGGGTCTGGTGGCTGGTCGTCGTCGACGCGGTCCTGCTGCTCTCGGTCGCGTTCCTGATGGCGGCCCGCTCCCCCGCCCACGTCCGCGCCTGGCAGCACGCCGTGCGCCTGGCGGTCGCGCTCGCCCTGACGGTCCTGATGATCTGCCTCATGGGCCGGATCTCCGCCCACTACGGCCTGTCGGTCCTCGGCATCGGCGACCTCGGCGGCGGTCTGAGCGGCGAACTGTTCCTCGAGCCGGAACTCTGG
- a CDS encoding DUF6777 domain-containing protein, with product MSVEPPSSGRPTGPPSGPLSGPSSGPSQPPSGPPSQPPGSSGGAPAPPPRRPWWRSAPRVALIAIAVVAAVVLAVVFTRSGGGSGSAGGNGEVFLQAAAKTGPEPFTESTAKDSSVPPVAASPTGSSEPANAVRGVDGSAPGLYGGTRNVSSCDVEKQVKALQADPAKNKVFASVAGVPPSGVPAFLRSLTPVQLRMDTRVTNHGYRDGAATTYQAVLQAGTAVLVDDRGVPRTRCACGNPLTPPIAQQTTPKRTGDTWASYNPSNVVVVAPSTTVINIFVIYDPDHHDWIARHRGDTGGKDHKTHPPARPSPPVSVSSPTTPSTPSSPASPSPCVSTSAGATPSGSSSPCPPALVAPSPSSPSPNSSSPPPPSSESSDETLTPGSSAPEPPLASDTTSDTNQSAPLSGAVAFWSV from the coding sequence GTGAGCGTCGAACCGCCGTCGTCGGGCCGCCCCACCGGGCCGCCCTCCGGCCCGCTGTCGGGCCCGTCCTCGGGCCCCTCGCAGCCGCCTTCGGGCCCGCCCTCGCAGCCCCCGGGCAGCAGTGGCGGAGCGCCCGCGCCCCCACCCCGCCGTCCCTGGTGGAGGTCGGCGCCCCGAGTCGCGCTGATCGCCATCGCGGTGGTCGCCGCGGTGGTCCTCGCGGTCGTCTTCACCCGCTCCGGCGGCGGTTCCGGCTCGGCCGGCGGCAACGGCGAGGTCTTTCTGCAGGCCGCCGCGAAGACGGGCCCCGAGCCCTTCACCGAGTCGACCGCGAAGGACAGCTCCGTGCCGCCGGTCGCCGCCTCCCCGACCGGCTCCTCCGAGCCCGCGAACGCCGTACGGGGCGTGGACGGCTCAGCTCCCGGTCTCTACGGCGGCACCCGCAACGTCTCCAGCTGCGACGTCGAGAAGCAGGTCAAGGCACTCCAGGCGGACCCGGCGAAGAACAAGGTGTTCGCCTCGGTCGCCGGGGTCCCGCCGTCCGGGGTCCCGGCCTTCCTGCGCTCGCTCACACCCGTCCAGCTGCGCATGGACACCCGCGTCACCAACCACGGCTACCGTGACGGCGCCGCCACCACCTACCAGGCCGTCCTCCAGGCCGGCACCGCCGTGCTCGTCGACGACCGCGGAGTGCCCCGCACACGCTGCGCCTGCGGCAACCCGCTCACCCCGCCGATCGCCCAGCAGACCACGCCGAAGCGCACCGGCGACACCTGGGCGTCGTACAACCCCTCGAACGTGGTCGTGGTCGCGCCCTCCACGACGGTCATCAACATCTTCGTGATCTACGACCCCGACCACCACGACTGGATCGCCCGCCACCGCGGCGACACCGGGGGCAAGGACCACAAGACCCACCCGCCGGCCCGGCCCTCCCCGCCGGTGAGCGTGTCGTCGCCGACGACACCGAGCACCCCGTCGTCCCCGGCCTCCCCGTCGCCCTGCGTTTCCACGTCGGCCGGAGCCACCCCCTCCGGATCGTCGAGTCCGTGTCCGCCGGCCCTCGTCGCCCCGTCCCCGAGCTCGCCGTCCCCGAACTCGTCCTCCCCACCGCCGCCCAGCAGCGAATCCTCGGATGAGACCCTGACACCGGGCTCCTCGGCACCGGAGCCGCCCCTCGCCTCCGACACCACCTCGGACACGAATCAGTCGGCGCCCCTGTCCGGCGCCGTGGCGTTCTGGTCGGTGTGA
- a CDS encoding ATP-binding protein: MIDHLDGAVIPTGFDVPVEPLRRAAHYTGEPGSIAEARSFAADFLGRLRTEWCAAIGDRAEEEVLLVVSELVTNADRHSNGPYILELEGTDVSVAVTVYDSSAALPRRFPRDPERVGRHGLEIVHVLAQEVAAERVPVGKRVRAVLGFGGKKE; the protein is encoded by the coding sequence ATGATCGATCACCTGGACGGGGCAGTGATACCGACTGGTTTCGACGTGCCCGTGGAACCCCTACGGCGGGCGGCGCACTACACCGGTGAGCCAGGCAGCATCGCCGAGGCGCGGTCGTTCGCCGCGGACTTCCTGGGCAGGCTCCGAACCGAGTGGTGTGCCGCCATCGGGGACCGTGCCGAGGAGGAGGTGCTCCTCGTGGTGAGCGAACTCGTCACCAACGCCGACCGGCACAGCAACGGGCCGTACATCCTTGAGCTGGAGGGCACCGACGTCTCGGTCGCCGTCACGGTCTACGACAGCAGCGCGGCCCTGCCCCGCAGGTTCCCGCGGGATCCCGAGCGCGTCGGCCGGCACGGCCTGGAGATCGTGCACGTCCTGGCGCAGGAGGTCGCGGCGGAGCGCGTACCGGTGGGCAAGCGGGTACGGGCCGTGCTGGGCTTCGGCGGCAAGAAGGAGTGA
- a CDS encoding RNA polymerase sigma factor SigF, which yields MHTVVTAVNRSEAQVTELASGTRTGGTPLPGVAEPRSVAPRDARELSRQFFQRLTELEEGTHEYQYARNTLIEMNMSLVRFAAGRFRGRGDDMEDIVQTGMIGLIKAIDRFEISREVEFTSFALPYIVGEIKRFFRDTTWAVHVPRRLQELRVELAKAREELASRLDRDPTVAELATLMNISEKEVIEAQIASNGYNSSSLDAALTGDGPEGGEAVLADFIGVEEDGLRLVEDFHSLAPLMAELSERDRQIIHMRFVEEATQSEIGERLGCSQMHVSRLIKRIITRLREGMLGELGCA from the coding sequence ATGCATACCGTCGTCACCGCCGTGAATCGTTCGGAGGCACAGGTCACCGAGCTCGCCAGCGGGACCAGGACGGGTGGGACACCCCTGCCGGGAGTCGCGGAACCGCGCTCCGTCGCACCGCGGGACGCACGCGAGCTGTCCCGCCAGTTCTTCCAGCGCCTGACCGAGCTCGAGGAGGGGACGCACGAGTACCAGTACGCGCGCAACACCCTCATTGAGATGAACATGTCGCTCGTACGCTTCGCGGCCGGAAGGTTCCGGGGCCGCGGCGACGACATGGAGGACATCGTCCAGACCGGCATGATCGGCCTGATCAAGGCGATCGACCGGTTCGAGATCTCCCGCGAGGTCGAGTTCACGTCGTTCGCGCTGCCGTACATCGTCGGCGAGATCAAGCGCTTCTTCCGGGACACCACCTGGGCGGTGCACGTCCCGCGGCGTCTTCAGGAGCTGCGCGTCGAGCTGGCCAAGGCGCGTGAGGAACTCGCCAGCCGGCTGGACCGCGACCCGACGGTGGCCGAGCTCGCCACCCTGATGAACATCTCCGAGAAGGAGGTGATCGAGGCGCAGATCGCCTCGAACGGCTACAACTCCTCGTCCCTGGACGCCGCCCTGACCGGCGACGGCCCCGAGGGCGGCGAAGCGGTGCTCGCCGACTTCATCGGTGTGGAGGAGGACGGGCTGCGACTCGTCGAGGACTTCCACTCTCTCGCCCCGCTGATGGCCGAGCTCAGCGAGCGCGATCGGCAGATCATCCACATGCGGTTCGTGGAGGAGGCCACCCAGTCGGAGATCGGTGAGCGGCTCGGCTGCTCGCAGATGCATGTGTCCCGGCTGATCAAGCGGATCATCACGCGACTGCGTGAGGGCATGCTGGGCGAGCTGGGCTGCGCCTGA
- a CDS encoding class I SAM-dependent methyltransferase: MLRETFNEAAELYDKARPGYPPALVAELARLTGLRPESRVLEVGPGTGQLTRSLAGFGCHITAVELGDAMAAVARRRLARFPRVDVRHAEFERWPLPEEPFDLVACATAFHWIDPAVRLEKAADALRAGGRLAVVVTHHVAGGTTDFFTRVQDCYERHDPATPPGLRLRPSSEICSDTQEIEDCPRFGDVTVTRCEQDITYTADQYLDVLCTYSGHRALDSTRRAALLACVRDLIEKGHGGRITKRYLHELTVATRVTP; this comes from the coding sequence GTGCTGCGCGAGACGTTCAACGAGGCGGCGGAGTTGTACGACAAGGCGCGTCCGGGCTATCCGCCCGCGCTGGTCGCGGAGTTGGCCCGGCTGACGGGCCTGCGCCCTGAGAGCCGGGTCCTGGAGGTGGGCCCCGGCACTGGACAACTCACCCGCTCCCTGGCCGGGTTCGGCTGTCACATCACGGCGGTGGAGCTGGGCGACGCGATGGCCGCGGTGGCCCGGAGGCGGCTGGCCCGCTTTCCCCGGGTCGACGTGCGCCACGCCGAGTTCGAGCGCTGGCCGCTGCCGGAGGAGCCGTTCGACCTGGTGGCCTGCGCCACCGCCTTCCACTGGATCGACCCGGCCGTCCGGCTGGAGAAGGCGGCGGACGCCCTGCGCGCCGGGGGCCGGCTCGCTGTCGTGGTCACTCACCATGTGGCGGGGGGCACGACCGACTTCTTCACCCGGGTCCAGGACTGCTACGAACGCCATGATCCGGCCACACCTCCCGGACTGCGGCTCCGGCCGTCCTCCGAGATCTGCTCGGACACGCAGGAGATCGAGGACTGTCCGCGCTTCGGCGACGTCACGGTGACCCGTTGCGAGCAGGACATCACCTACACGGCCGACCAGTACCTCGACGTCCTGTGCACCTACTCGGGCCACCGGGCTCTCGACAGCACCCGCCGCGCGGCCCTGCTGGCCTGCGTCCGGGACCTGATCGAAAAGGGCCACGGCGGCAGGATCACCAAGCGCTACCTCCACGAACTGACCGTCGCGACCCGGGTCACGCCCTGA
- a CDS encoding helix-turn-helix transcriptional regulator yields the protein MSNEAPNQARVIPLRPQSARPGSVRPLSERPATAPPKDPSARETREPLWRDLVGDVLRRERLAQERTLKDVADAARISMPYLSEVERGRKEASSEVLAAAAHALGLGLGDLLSLAQGELTRHSARSRRAVPGSPYNGMCLAA from the coding sequence GTGAGCAACGAAGCGCCGAACCAAGCCCGCGTGATCCCCCTGCGCCCGCAGTCCGCGCGCCCGGGGTCCGTCCGCCCGCTGTCCGAACGCCCCGCCACCGCGCCACCCAAGGATCCCTCCGCCAGGGAGACCAGGGAACCCCTGTGGCGCGACCTCGTCGGAGACGTCCTGCGCCGCGAGCGCCTCGCCCAGGAGCGCACGCTCAAGGACGTGGCCGACGCGGCCCGGATCTCGATGCCCTACCTCTCGGAGGTGGAGCGCGGCCGCAAGGAGGCATCTTCGGAGGTCCTCGCGGCCGCCGCCCACGCCCTGGGCCTCGGCCTCGGCGATCTGCTCTCCCTGGCCCAGGGCGAGCTCACCCGGCACTCGGCGCGCAGCCGTCGCGCGGTGCCGGGGTCGCCGTACAACGGGATGTGCCTGGCGGCCTGA
- a CDS encoding ATP-dependent Clp protease proteolytic subunit, with translation MANYTIPYVVERTAHGERSSDVFSRLLSERIIFLGTEIDDGVANVVIAQLLHLESAAPENEISIYINSPGGSFTSLMAIYDTMTYVQAPISTLCVGQAASTAAVLLAGGDPGRRLVLEHARVLLGQPAAGGSRGAISDLALQAKEMVRIRSQVEEVLARHTHHDIATLRADMDRDKVFTAEEAVEYGLADEVVSRRLVTV, from the coding sequence ATGGCGAACTACACGATTCCGTACGTCGTCGAGCGGACCGCGCACGGCGAGCGGTCCTCCGACGTGTTCAGCCGGCTGCTCTCGGAGCGGATCATCTTCCTCGGCACCGAGATCGACGACGGAGTGGCCAACGTCGTGATCGCGCAGCTCCTGCATCTGGAGTCGGCGGCGCCGGAGAACGAGATCTCGATCTACATCAACTCCCCCGGCGGCTCGTTCACCTCGCTGATGGCGATCTACGACACGATGACCTACGTACAGGCGCCGATCTCGACACTCTGTGTGGGGCAGGCGGCCTCCACGGCGGCCGTCCTGCTGGCCGGCGGGGATCCCGGGCGGCGGCTCGTACTGGAGCACGCGCGCGTGCTGCTCGGCCAGCCCGCCGCCGGCGGCAGCCGCGGGGCCATCTCCGATCTCGCCCTGCAGGCCAAGGAGATGGTCCGCATCCGCTCCCAGGTCGAGGAGGTGCTGGCCCGTCACACCCACCACGACATCGCGACCCTGCGCGCGGACATGGACCGCGACAAGGTGTTCACCGCCGAGGAGGCGGTGGAGTACGGGCTGGCCGACGAGGTGGTGAGCCGGCGCCTCGTGACGGTCTGA
- a CDS encoding ATP-dependent Clp protease proteolytic subunit: MTSIRAEEGDTPPTRFDDQLAAQLLAQRIVLLGTQVDEVSANRVCSQLLVLSAEDPRTDISLYINSPGGSVYAGLAIYDTMRLIPNDVSTLAMGFAASMGQFLLCGGTPGKRYALPNARIMMHQGSAGIGGTTADILIQAENLDHSKQTMERLLAENTGQTPETIARDGDRDRWFTAEEAREYGMVDRVVESLADVRPAASKRRMGL; encoded by the coding sequence ATGACTTCCATCCGGGCCGAGGAGGGCGACACCCCTCCCACCCGCTTCGACGACCAACTGGCCGCCCAACTCCTCGCCCAGCGCATCGTGCTGCTGGGCACCCAGGTCGACGAGGTCTCCGCCAACCGGGTCTGCTCCCAGCTCCTTGTCCTGTCCGCGGAGGACCCGCGCACCGACATCAGCCTGTACATCAACAGTCCGGGCGGCTCCGTGTACGCGGGCCTCGCCATCTACGACACCATGCGGCTCATCCCCAACGACGTCTCGACGCTCGCGATGGGCTTCGCGGCGAGCATGGGCCAGTTCCTGCTCTGCGGGGGCACGCCCGGCAAGCGGTACGCCCTGCCCAACGCGCGGATCATGATGCACCAGGGGTCCGCGGGCATCGGCGGGACCACCGCCGACATCCTGATCCAGGCGGAGAACCTGGACCACAGCAAACAGACGATGGAGCGCCTCCTCGCCGAGAACACGGGCCAGACGCCGGAGACGATCGCCCGCGACGGCGACCGCGACCGCTGGTTCACGGCCGAGGAGGCCAGGGAGTACGGCATGGTGGACCGGGTCGTGGAGTCCCTCGCGGACGTCCGCCCGGCCGCCTCGAAGCGACGGATGGGGCTGTGA
- a CDS encoding epoxide hydrolase family protein has protein sequence MTSTDTITPFRVDIPQSDLDDLHDRLDRTRWPDDLSATGWAYGVPAGYLRELAHHWRHTYDWRAAEARLNEWPQFTTVIDGTTVHFAHVRSPEPDATPLVITHGWPGSIVEFLDVVGPLTDPAAHGGDPADAFHVVVPSIPGFGLSGPPADTGWEPVRIAGAWVELMRRLGYDRFGAQGGDWGAAISRELGRAHPERVIGVHLNFLPGAEANQEPTAEELAGLDPEERERTLESWRRSKTWSREGTGYAIIQASRPQTLAYALADSPVGQLAWIVEKFQAWTDSVELPEEAVDRDRLLTNVMLYWLTGTAGSAARIYYERTHATGDRASRLREPGTVPTAVAVFPAEIQIPLRRKGELIEKVVRWTEFDRGGHFAAMEEPDLLVDDVRAFFRQLRETG, from the coding sequence ATGACGTCAACCGACACCATCACGCCGTTCCGTGTCGACATTCCGCAGAGCGACCTCGACGACCTCCACGACCGGCTCGACCGCACCCGCTGGCCCGACGACCTCTCGGCCACGGGCTGGGCGTACGGTGTGCCGGCCGGCTACCTGCGCGAACTCGCGCACCACTGGCGGCACACCTACGACTGGCGCGCGGCCGAGGCACGGCTCAACGAGTGGCCGCAGTTCACGACCGTCATCGACGGGACGACCGTTCACTTCGCCCACGTCCGCTCCCCCGAGCCGGACGCCACCCCGCTGGTCATCACGCACGGCTGGCCGGGCTCGATCGTCGAGTTCCTGGACGTGGTGGGCCCGTTGACCGATCCGGCGGCCCACGGCGGCGACCCGGCCGACGCGTTCCACGTCGTCGTACCGAGCATCCCCGGCTTCGGGCTGTCCGGGCCGCCCGCGGACACCGGTTGGGAGCCCGTCCGGATCGCGGGCGCCTGGGTCGAGCTCATGCGGCGCCTGGGCTACGACCGGTTCGGCGCCCAGGGCGGGGACTGGGGCGCGGCGATCTCCCGCGAGCTGGGCCGCGCCCACCCTGAGCGGGTCATCGGCGTCCACCTGAACTTCCTGCCGGGCGCCGAGGCCAACCAGGAACCGACGGCCGAGGAACTGGCCGGGCTCGACCCCGAGGAACGGGAGCGCACGCTGGAGTCGTGGCGCCGCTCGAAGACCTGGTCGCGGGAGGGCACCGGATACGCGATCATCCAGGCCTCCCGGCCGCAGACCCTGGCCTACGCGCTCGCCGACTCCCCGGTGGGCCAGCTCGCCTGGATCGTGGAGAAGTTCCAGGCGTGGACGGACTCGGTCGAGCTGCCCGAGGAGGCCGTGGACCGGGACCGGCTGCTGACCAACGTGATGCTGTACTGGCTGACCGGGACCGCCGGTTCGGCCGCACGCATCTACTACGAGCGCACGCACGCCACGGGCGACCGGGCGTCGCGGCTCCGCGAGCCGGGGACCGTCCCCACGGCCGTCGCGGTCTTCCCGGCCGAGATCCAGATCCCGCTGCGGCGCAAGGGGGAGCTCATCGAGAAGGTCGTGCGCTGGACCGAGTTCGACCGGGGCGGTCACTTCGCGGCGATGGAGGAGCCGGACCTGCTGGTGGACGACGTGCGGGCGTTCTTCCGGCAACTGCGCGAGACGGGCTGA
- a CDS encoding VOC family protein, producing the protein MASKPFTTCLWFDGQAEEAAHFYVSVFKDSTVGRVTHYPDGAMQPAGSVLTVDFTANGQHFVALNGGPQFKFTEAVSFQIFCADQEEIDYYWTKLTENGGEPGPCGWLKDRYGLSWQVVPEGLADMVGDPDPEKAARVTKAFMAMSKFDVAALEKAYAGE; encoded by the coding sequence ATGGCGAGCAAGCCTTTCACCACGTGTCTCTGGTTCGACGGCCAGGCCGAGGAGGCCGCGCACTTCTACGTCTCGGTCTTCAAGGACTCCACCGTCGGGAGAGTCACCCACTATCCCGACGGCGCGATGCAGCCCGCGGGGTCCGTCCTGACGGTCGACTTCACGGCCAACGGGCAGCACTTCGTCGCCCTCAACGGCGGACCGCAGTTCAAGTTCACCGAAGCCGTCTCCTTCCAGATCTTCTGCGCGGACCAGGAGGAGATCGACTACTACTGGACCAAGCTCACCGAGAACGGCGGCGAGCCCGGACCCTGTGGCTGGCTCAAGGACCGTTACGGGCTGTCGTGGCAGGTCGTGCCCGAGGGGCTCGCGGACATGGTGGGCGACCCGGACCCGGAGAAGGCGGCCCGCGTCACCAAGGCGTTCATGGCGATGAGCAAGTTCGACGTCGCCGCCCTGGAGAAGGCGTACGCGGGAGAGTGA
- a CDS encoding VOC family protein, whose protein sequence is MAVQPEGTPCWADAMFSDVEGAKSFYSDVLGWTFGEASSQYGNYTQAYADGKAVAAVVPPMTGQEAQSQWCLYLASPDAAATAGKIRDNGGEVLMEPMQVGDFGTMCLARDPSGVAFGVWQGGTHEGFEAPPEQPGAFCWAEIYTRDPGKSDAFFPAVFGYSAKQMQDDAIDFRMFNLGDHTVLGRMKMTDDFPPEVPAYINVYFSVPDCDDAVARATKLGAVLRFGPMDSPFGRFAALSDPQGASFSVIDVTTTQGDMPQISDVP, encoded by the coding sequence ATGGCCGTACAACCTGAGGGAACCCCCTGCTGGGCCGATGCGATGTTCAGCGACGTCGAGGGAGCCAAGAGCTTCTACAGCGATGTCCTCGGCTGGACCTTCGGCGAGGCGTCGTCGCAGTACGGCAACTACACGCAGGCCTACGCGGACGGCAAGGCCGTCGCCGCCGTCGTTCCGCCGATGACCGGTCAGGAGGCTCAGTCGCAGTGGTGCCTGTACCTCGCGTCACCGGACGCGGCCGCCACGGCCGGCAAGATCCGTGACAACGGCGGCGAGGTGCTCATGGAACCGATGCAGGTCGGCGACTTCGGCACGATGTGCCTGGCGCGCGACCCGAGCGGAGTCGCCTTCGGAGTGTGGCAGGGCGGCACCCACGAGGGCTTCGAGGCGCCGCCCGAGCAGCCCGGCGCGTTCTGCTGGGCGGAGATCTACACCCGCGACCCCGGGAAATCCGACGCGTTCTTCCCGGCCGTCTTCGGCTACAGCGCCAAGCAGATGCAGGACGACGCCATCGACTTCCGCATGTTCAACCTGGGTGACCACACCGTCCTCGGCCGTATGAAGATGACTGACGACTTCCCGCCCGAGGTGCCGGCGTACATCAACGTCTACTTCTCGGTCCCGGACTGCGACGACGCCGTGGCCCGCGCCACCAAGCTCGGCGCCGTCCTGCGGTTCGGGCCGATGGACTCGCCCTTCGGCCGGTTCGCCGCGCTCAGTGACCCGCAGGGCGCGAGCTTCTCGGTCATCGACGTGACGACGACCCAGGGCGACATGCCCCAGATCTCCGACGTGCCCTAG
- a CDS encoding class I SAM-dependent methyltransferase, whose protein sequence is MPTSAGDHREIAESYGSDAERYDRTRPRYPEALVERIVAASPGRDVLDVGAGTGIAGLAFRARGCRVLGVEPDARMAALARRKGLDVEIARFEEWDPAGRDFDAVVAGTVWHWVDPVVGAAQAARVLRPRGRLALFWNAFHPAPEVAEALTGAYARAVPDLPFDWRRLNSPDSYASVLVPAADGIRGTAAFGEPEEWRFEWDRVYTREEWLDQVPTFGGHGQLSAGKLGALLDSVGDAVDAMGGSFSMRYCAVVLTAVRTG, encoded by the coding sequence ATGCCCACTTCTGCTGGAGACCACCGCGAGATCGCGGAGTCGTACGGCTCGGACGCCGAGCGCTACGACCGGACCCGCCCCCGGTACCCCGAGGCCCTGGTGGAGCGGATCGTCGCCGCGAGTCCCGGCCGGGACGTCCTGGACGTGGGGGCGGGCACCGGTATCGCCGGGCTGGCGTTCCGGGCGCGCGGCTGCCGGGTCCTCGGGGTCGAGCCCGACGCGCGGATGGCCGCGTTGGCCCGCCGGAAGGGACTCGACGTCGAGATCGCCCGGTTCGAGGAGTGGGATCCGGCGGGCCGGGACTTCGACGCGGTTGTCGCGGGTACCGTCTGGCACTGGGTCGACCCCGTCGTCGGTGCCGCCCAGGCGGCCCGGGTGCTGCGGCCGCGAGGACGGCTGGCCCTCTTCTGGAACGCCTTCCACCCCGCGCCGGAGGTGGCCGAGGCGCTCACCGGGGCCTACGCCCGGGCGGTGCCCGACCTGCCGTTCGACTGGCGCCGGCTGAACAGCCCGGACAGTTACGCGAGCGTCCTCGTCCCGGCGGCCGACGGGATCCGCGGGACCGCCGCGTTCGGCGAGCCGGAGGAGTGGCGCTTCGAGTGGGACCGGGTCTACACCCGCGAGGAGTGGCTGGACCAGGTACCCACCTTCGGCGGCCACGGACAGTTGTCCGCCGGGAAGCTCGGCGCACTGCTCGACAGCGTCGGGGACGCCGTGGACGCGATGGGCGGCAGCTTCTCGATGCGCTACTGCGCCGTGGTGCTCACGGCGGTGCGCACCGGCTAG
- a CDS encoding TetR/AcrR family transcriptional regulator, protein MPTGIAIRDVRRQLFDAAERILLRDGANALTSRAVTTEAGVAKGVLHRHFEDFDAFLADLVLDRVGRLEVRSRALRESAGTGDVVGNLAAALTDLFGTIALRIVGLVIARDALRARLREAGGGGVPVLREATAMVAGYLAAERALGRVRADADVDVLAPTLIGAAHLLFADAEGPAPGAEEVRRVVAAVVPVG, encoded by the coding sequence GTGCCGACAGGGATCGCCATCCGTGATGTGCGCCGGCAGTTGTTCGACGCCGCCGAGCGGATCCTGCTGAGGGACGGGGCGAACGCACTGACCAGCCGGGCGGTCACCACCGAGGCGGGGGTCGCCAAGGGGGTCCTGCACCGGCACTTCGAGGACTTCGACGCCTTCCTCGCCGACCTCGTGCTGGACCGCGTCGGGCGGCTCGAGGTGCGGTCCCGGGCCCTGCGCGAGTCGGCGGGGACCGGTGACGTCGTCGGCAACCTCGCCGCCGCCCTGACCGACCTCTTCGGGACCATCGCCCTGCGGATCGTCGGCCTGGTCATCGCCCGGGACGCCCTGCGGGCCCGGCTGCGCGAGGCCGGGGGCGGGGGAGTGCCGGTGCTGCGGGAGGCCACGGCGATGGTGGCCGGCTATCTCGCCGCCGAGCGTGCACTGGGGCGGGTCCGGGCCGATGCCGACGTGGACGTGCTCGCCCCCACGTTGATCGGGGCCGCGCATCTGCTCTTCGCCGACGCGGAAGGCCCGGCGCCCGGGGCCGAGGAGGTCCGCAGGGTCGTGGCCGCGGTGGTCCCGGTGGGGTGA